AGTGGTTGACGCCTGCTTTAAGTCCTACAGGCCAGAAGGCCATATCCGCGCAGTGGCAACACCGGGCGGGACTGGTGCTGTGCGCCACGCGGTGTGCAATTACACCGAGTTTGGCGACCAGATTCTGATTCCAGACTGGTATTGGGCGCCCTACAGCACCATTGCCGATGAAAACAGACGTGAGACTACAACCTTTGAGCTGTTTGATGAAGCGGGCAATTTTAATATGAAAGCCTATAAAGCGGCGTTCACTGAGCTGCTTGAAAAGCAGAACAGAGTGCTGAGCATCCTGAATACACCGGCGCATAACCCGACCGGCTACAGTATTTCGCTGGATGAATGGAAAGAACTGACCGCGTTTTATACTGAAATGGCAAAAGCCAATCCTGATGCGAGAATCATCATTCTGTGTGATATCGCGTATATTGATTTTGCGGGTAAAGGTGAGGACGCGCGGGCTTTTATGCCGCTGCTTTCTGGACTGCCGGAGAATGTTCTGCCGCTTTACGCTTACAGCGCTTCAAAGGGCTTTACCATGTATGGCCTGAGAAATGGCGCCATTATCTGTGTCGCGCCGACGGAAGAGATCGCAGAGGAATTTGCAGCGGCCTGCGCCTATTCAAACCGCGGTACCTGGTCAAATGGAACCAGAGGCGCCATGCAGACGCTGGCAGATATTATGTCTGATGACAATCTGCTCGACCGCTTTATCGCAGAGCAGGATTTTCATAAGGGAATTTTACAGAAGCGCGCCAGGGCATTCCTTGACGAAGCAGACAAAATTGGTTTGAAGCTCTGTAATTATTGTGATGGATTCTTTATCAGCATCCCCTGTGAAGATCCAAAGGCTGTCAGCGATCTGCTGATGGAAAAAAATGTGTTCATTGTCGCGCTGGCAAAGGGGTTACGTTTTGCACCATGTGCCGTATCCGAAGAAAAATGCCGCAAAGCGCCGCAGCTTATTTTAGATGCCATTAAAGAAGTAGCAGGATGCTAAAAATAAAATAAACGGAGGTGTTATTTTGAAAGTAAAAATTGTTGATGTTGCAAAAGAAGCAAACGTATCGGTGGCAACAGTATCGCGTGTTGTAAACAACATTCCTTTGGTCAATGAAGAGACAAAGGAACGCGTGTTGGAGGCCATCAAAAAAACTGGGTATAAGCCGAATGCCATTGCGCGAAGCCTGAAAATCCAGAAGACCAACACTCTGGGAATCATGATCCCGGATATTACCAACCCTTTCTATACAGAAATGGTGCGTGGTGCAGAGGATGTCTGTGGTATTTATAATTACAACATCATTCTGAGTAATACAGACTTTGACCACGAAAAGGAACAGAACTCCCTGGGCGTTCTTGTTGAAAAACAGTGTGATGGGATCATCTATGTCGGCAAGCATCTGACCGATGAGTTAAGAGATGATCTGATCGACGCTCCGAGCGAGATTGTTCTGGGCTGTGTGCCGGATGAATCCGGACAGCTGAGCGGCGTCCTGATTGACAATGAAGCCGCCGCTTATGACCTGGCCATTGAATGCCTGAAGATGGGGCACACTAAATTCGCGATTTTCTACGATGAGTATAAGGAAGGCTACATTAACCAGAAACGCCTTCAGGGGATCAAGAAAGCCCTTGGCGAATGGAATGTTGAACTGGACGATGACCTTGTCTATTTTGGAAGCCAGAGCACACTGGGCGGGTATCACATGATGGAAGAAGCCCTGGCCAGCGGAAGAGAATTCACGAATGTATTCTGCTTCAATGACCAGATCGCCCTGGGCGCAATGCGTGCGGCTGAGGATAACGGAAAGGTTATTCCAGACGATGTGAGCATCTGCGGCTTTAACAACTTCTGGATCGCAGAGTGGACCAGACCACAGATCACAACTGTTGGCCAGCCAATGTATGATATTGGGGCCATTGCCACAAGAATGCTGATCAAGATGTGCGAAAAGGAAGAGCGTGAGACAAAAACCGTCTTTGTCCCTTACGAAATGCTGATGCGCAATTCTGTCAAAGATCTGAAAAGTGAATAAAAAGAACTGTCGGCTGTCTTTATGGCAGCCGATCCATGTATTTGAGGATATTAAAAATGATTTTTATTAATAATACTTACAGCACGGACCCGACGTTTAATCTGGCATTTGAAGAATATGTCTTTGAATCCATGGACCAGGATGAAACTTATTTTATGTTGTGGCAAAATGACCATGCCATCATTGTTGGCAAGCATCAGAATACGATTGAGGAGATCAATCAGGATTTTGTCAAGGAGCAGGGTATCAAGGTGGTCCGCCGTTTAACCGGCGGTGGCGCGGTTTACCATGACCTGGGCAATCTGAATTTTACCTTCATCGTGAACAATGATTCCGGCAAGCCCTTTGATTTCCAGTCTTTTACCAGACCGGTTGTCAAAGCACTGCAGAGCTTAGGTGTCAATGCCGAGTTTAACGGGCGCAATGACATTACCATTGACGGGAAAAAGTTTTCAGGCAACTCCCAGTACGCCAAGCGCGGCAGGGTCCTCCACCACGGAACCGTCCTCTTTAATTCAAAGCTGGACACGGTTCAGAGCGCCCTGAAGGTAAAAAAGGATAAAATTGAATCAAAGGGCGTAAAATCCGTCAAGAGCCGGGTGACCAATATTGCTGACTATCTGGACCCGGATTTTACACTGGAAGATTTTAAAAAGGCCCTTGTCAGCTATATGTTTGAGGACGGTGAGCTTAAAGAGCGCAGCCTTACCCAAGAAGATATTGCGGCCATCAAAAAGCTGCAGGAAGAAAAGTACGCCACCTGGGAGTGGAACTACGGCCGATCACCGGAGTATAACCTGAGAAGAGAAAGAAAATACCCTTGCGGCCTTGTAACTGTTTTAATGACAGTCGATAGGGGTATTATTAAAGACATACACTTCTACGGTGATTTCTTTGGCAATGGCGATATTACAAAGCTCGAGCGGCAGCTGGTAGGATCAAAGCCCGAGGAAAGTGTTTTGCGCCGTTTGCTGCAGGATAATGATCTGTCGGATTACATCAATGGCATGACAGATGATGAGTTCATCGATCTGATGCTTTATTAGGGAGTGATGGACGATTGGAATCAGAAAATATAACGCGCCTGCAGGCAAATGATAAAGAGATCATTTTGATTGGCACAGCGCATGTATCCCCCACAAGTGTATCTGAGGTAAAAGAACTCATCGAGACAGAGTGTCCCGATTCTGTCTGCATCGAGCTGGATGCCGGCAGGTACGAGTCCATGAACCAAAAAGAGCAGTGGGCAGATACAGACATTGTAAAAGTAATAAAGGCTGGAAAGGCAGGCTTTTTATTTGCCAATATCATCTTGTCAAATTATCAGAGAAAGCTGGCCGAGCAGTTTGATATCCGCTCTGGCCAGGAGATGATGCAGGGAATTGAATCCGCTGAAAAATGCGGGGCTCAGCTGGTGCTGGCAGACCGCAGTATCCAGGTTACCTTTAACCGTATCTGGAAGGGCTGCAGCCTCTGGGAAAAGATGAAGCTGCTGACCACCATCATCATGAGCATCATTGATGACGAAGAGATTACCGAAGAAGAGCTTGAGGAACTGAAAACGGAGGACATGCTGTCAGCGGCGCTGTCCGAACTTGGAAATTCCTTCAAGGGTGTAAAAAAATATCTGGTTGACGAACGGGACCAGTACCTGGCGTACAAGATTAAAAACGCTCCGGGTAAAAAGGTCGTCGCGGTTCTGGGCGCGGCACATGTCCCCGGGATCAGAGAAGAGCTCTACAAAGAACAGGATATTAAAGAGCTTGAGTCTTTACCGCCCAAGTCAAAGGCTGGTAAGATCATCGGCTGGTCTATCCCGATTTTATTAGTGCTTCTGGTATTGGCCACCTTTACGGTCAACCCCGGGTCGGGCTGGGAGCAAACGCGCAACTGGCTTTTGTGGACCACGTCGCTGGCTGGCGTCGGCGCGCTTCTGGCAGGAGGGCATATCCTTTCGATCCTTACCGCCATTGTTGCGGCTCCGATTTCCGCTTTAAGTCCCGTTTTGGCCGCCGGATGGTTTTCCGGTATCACGGAGGCTCATTTCAGAAAGCCCAAGGTGGAGGATTTTGAATCTCTGCCAAAGGATCTGGGTTCGCTAAAGGGCCTCTGGCATAATAAGGTGACAAAAATACTGCTGGTGGTTATTTTGACCAATGTCGGCTGCGCCATCGGCAATATTACGGGCAGCCTCAACATTATTGGTATTTTTATACAAACATTCTCCTGACAAACCCAATCTACCGCATGAATTATTGTATAAACATGCAGAAAAATGAAAAAACAAGTAATTTTTATAAAAAATACTTGTGTATGTATACAATATGCGATATAATGCTTTTAATCAATTTTCGTATATAAA
The DNA window shown above is from Eubacterium limosum and carries:
- a CDS encoding pyridoxal phosphate-dependent aminotransferase; the encoded protein is MSRMVIESSVREAGTDPIFRVAGEAAQRTKELGTEAVINSTIGALMDDHGDLVAFKSVFDVLKGLPDEQICDYAGIPGIPEFLDKVVDACFKSYRPEGHIRAVATPGGTGAVRHAVCNYTEFGDQILIPDWYWAPYSTIADENRRETTTFELFDEAGNFNMKAYKAAFTELLEKQNRVLSILNTPAHNPTGYSISLDEWKELTAFYTEMAKANPDARIIILCDIAYIDFAGKGEDARAFMPLLSGLPENVLPLYAYSASKGFTMYGLRNGAIICVAPTEEIAEEFAAACAYSNRGTWSNGTRGAMQTLADIMSDDNLLDRFIAEQDFHKGILQKRARAFLDEADKIGLKLCNYCDGFFISIPCEDPKAVSDLLMEKNVFIVALAKGLRFAPCAVSEEKCRKAPQLILDAIKEVAGC
- a CDS encoding LacI family DNA-binding transcriptional regulator, whose protein sequence is MKVKIVDVAKEANVSVATVSRVVNNIPLVNEETKERVLEAIKKTGYKPNAIARSLKIQKTNTLGIMIPDITNPFYTEMVRGAEDVCGIYNYNIILSNTDFDHEKEQNSLGVLVEKQCDGIIYVGKHLTDELRDDLIDAPSEIVLGCVPDESGQLSGVLIDNEAAAYDLAIECLKMGHTKFAIFYDEYKEGYINQKRLQGIKKALGEWNVELDDDLVYFGSQSTLGGYHMMEEALASGREFTNVFCFNDQIALGAMRAAEDNGKVIPDDVSICGFNNFWIAEWTRPQITTVGQPMYDIGAIATRMLIKMCEKEERETKTVFVPYEMLMRNSVKDLKSE
- a CDS encoding lipoate--protein ligase → MIFINNTYSTDPTFNLAFEEYVFESMDQDETYFMLWQNDHAIIVGKHQNTIEEINQDFVKEQGIKVVRRLTGGGAVYHDLGNLNFTFIVNNDSGKPFDFQSFTRPVVKALQSLGVNAEFNGRNDITIDGKKFSGNSQYAKRGRVLHHGTVLFNSKLDTVQSALKVKKDKIESKGVKSVKSRVTNIADYLDPDFTLEDFKKALVSYMFEDGELKERSLTQEDIAAIKKLQEEKYATWEWNYGRSPEYNLRRERKYPCGLVTVLMTVDRGIIKDIHFYGDFFGNGDITKLERQLVGSKPEESVLRRLLQDNDLSDYINGMTDDEFIDLMLY
- a CDS encoding TraB/GumN family protein, which produces MESENITRLQANDKEIILIGTAHVSPTSVSEVKELIETECPDSVCIELDAGRYESMNQKEQWADTDIVKVIKAGKAGFLFANIILSNYQRKLAEQFDIRSGQEMMQGIESAEKCGAQLVLADRSIQVTFNRIWKGCSLWEKMKLLTTIIMSIIDDEEITEEELEELKTEDMLSAALSELGNSFKGVKKYLVDERDQYLAYKIKNAPGKKVVAVLGAAHVPGIREELYKEQDIKELESLPPKSKAGKIIGWSIPILLVLLVLATFTVNPGSGWEQTRNWLLWTTSLAGVGALLAGGHILSILTAIVAAPISALSPVLAAGWFSGITEAHFRKPKVEDFESLPKDLGSLKGLWHNKVTKILLVVILTNVGCAIGNITGSLNIIGIFIQTFS